From Micromonospora echinaurantiaca:
GCTCTACAGCGTCACGCTCTTCGCGGAGAACCTGCCCGGCTGGGCCACCCGGCTGGTCGAGCTGAACCCGATGCTGGTCTACATCGAGCTGGGCCGGGTCGCCCTGCTGGAGGACGCCCCGCTGCTCAACTCCTCCCTGCCGCAGCTCTGGCTGGTGGCGGTGGGCTGGGCGATCGTGATGGGCGCCGGCGGTTTCCTCTACTTCTGGCGCGGCGAACAGGAGTACGGCCGTGGTTGAGCACTTCGAGACGTCCAACGACGTGACGGTCACCCTGCCCCGGGTCCGGGAGCGGATCCCGACAGTGGTGGTCGACGACGCGCACGTGATCTACCGGGTGCACAAGGGCGCCGGCGGCGGTGGCGGGCCGGTGGGCGCGCTCAAGCGGATCGTGACCCGCACCTCCGCGCCGAACATCCGGGAGGTGCACGCGGTCAAGGGGGTCAGCTTCACCGCGTACCGGGGTGAGGCGATCGGGCTGATCGGCAGCAATGGCTCGGGCAAGTCGACCATCCTGCGGGCGATCGCCGGCCTGCTGCCGGTGAACCGCGGCGCGATCTACACCCAGGGCCAGCCCTCGCTGCTGGGCGTGAACGCCGCCCTCTTCAACGACCTCGCCGGCGAGCGCAACGTCGTACTGGGCTGCCTGGCGATGGGGATGCACCCGACGGAGGTGCAGCGGCAGACCCCGGAGATCATCGAGTTCTCCGGGATCAACCAGCGCGGCGACTTCGCCTCGCTGCCGATGCGTACCTACTCCTCCGGCATGGCCGCCCGGCTGCGCTTCTCGATCGCCGCGGCGAAGAAGCACGACGTGCTGCTCATCGACGAGGCGCTGGCCACCGGCGACAAGGGCTTCCGCAAGCGCAGCGAGCAGCGGGTGCGGGAGTTGCGGGAGAGCGCCGGCACGGTGTTCCTGGTCAGCCACCAGCTCTCCTCCGTCCGCGACACGTGCGAACGGACGATCTGGCTGGAATCGGGCGTCATCCGGATGGACGGCCCGACCGACGAGGTGGTCCGGGCCTACGAGGCGTTCGCCAACGGCAAGTAGGCCCAGCCATCGACCCGCGTGCGCGCGGGCCGCGTCGTCGCGTTGGGGCGGCGCGGCCGGCGCGTTAAGGTTCATCCCGTCGCCGCGCCGGCGGAACCTTCTGTTCACGTACCCCTGA
This genomic window contains:
- a CDS encoding ABC transporter ATP-binding protein, giving the protein MVEHFETSNDVTVTLPRVRERIPTVVVDDAHVIYRVHKGAGGGGGPVGALKRIVTRTSAPNIREVHAVKGVSFTAYRGEAIGLIGSNGSGKSTILRAIAGLLPVNRGAIYTQGQPSLLGVNAALFNDLAGERNVVLGCLAMGMHPTEVQRQTPEIIEFSGINQRGDFASLPMRTYSSGMAARLRFSIAAAKKHDVLLIDEALATGDKGFRKRSEQRVRELRESAGTVFLVSHQLSSVRDTCERTIWLESGVIRMDGPTDEVVRAYEAFANGK